AAATCCGCCGCGATCAGCAGCTCTTCGAGCTCGTCGAAGCTTTCGGCGCTGTGCGCCTTGACGCCGGTGAAGATCGAGCCGATCGTCCGGGCTACTTTGGTGGTGGTTTTTTCGAGTCCCCGTTTGAAGATCGAGAAGATCGATTTCATTCCTGCCCGCCTTTCGGTTGCCTGTCGCCGCGCGGATTCCGCTTCAGGGTGTCCTTGACGCCGTTCAGGACGCCGTTGATGAAGTTGCCGGCCTCTTCCCCCGAATAGTCGCGCGCGATGCCGACCGCTTCGTCGATGCTGACCACCGGCGGGACATCCTCCATATAGAGCATTTCCGCGACCGCGATGCGCATGATATTGCGGTCGACGAGCGAAATCCGCTCGAGGTCCCAGTTCTCGGTGCGTTTCCGGATCGTCGCATCGATCTCTTCGCCGTTCAGCGCGACGGTGAGGTAGAGCTTTTCCGCATACTCCCTCGCCTTGCGGCCGAGCCGGTTCTCCTTCAGGTCGTGTTCCGCCCTGATCTGGTCGAAGAAAAGGCCGAAAGTCACGGCGTCCGGCAGTTCGTGCCGCATGTCGCAGCGGAACAGATACTGCATGGCCAGCTCGCGGCCGATCCGCTTCGCGTGGGGAACCGGACCGGGTTTTTCACTGCAGTCGTCGTCGAACATCACCGGATCGCCTTGCTGAGGTTCGCCATTTCAATCGCGGCAACAGCGGCATCGACGCCCTTGTTGCCGGCCTTGGTTCCGCTGCGCTCGATCGCCTGCTCGAGATTCTCGGCCGTGATCATGCCGTAGGTGACCGGCGTGCCGGATTCGAGCCCGAGCTGCGCGAGGCACTTGGCGACTTCGGAGTTGATGTAGCCCGCGTGCGGCGTTGCGCCCTGGATAACCACGCCGAGCGCGAGAACCGCATCGAATTTTCCGGTCTGAAGCAGCTTCTTCACCGCGAACGGGATCTCGTACGATCCCGGAACATAGGCCACGGCCACATCCGCCGCGTCTCCGCCGTGGCGGACGATCGCATCCATCGCGCCGTCCAGCAGCTTGCTTACAAAGAAATCGTTGAACCGGGCGCAGACGATCCCGAACTTGAGGCCCTTCGCGTCGAGATTCCCTTCAAAAACCGTTCCGGCACTTTTGCTGTTGCTCATCCGTAACACCTTTCAGATTGCTGTTGTCGTTATCAATCAACCCGGCGCCGCCGCCGTGGCATTGCGCCGCCGCCGGTTTCTCCCGCGGCGGCGCGACTGTTATCTCAATTCCACCTTGAGCTCGTTCTTCAGTTTTTCGCGCAGCTTTTCGAAGCGCGCGTTCACCTCCGCGTCAGTCAGCGTCCGTTCGCCGTTGCGGAAGGTCAGCTGGTAGGCCATGCTTTTCCGGCCGTCCTTTTCGAAGATGTCGAAGAGCCGGACCGATTCGAGGTCGGCCGGTTTCGCTCTGCGGATGAATTCCAGCACGTCCGCATGGGTCAGGCCGGCCGGAGCGACGAACGCCACATCGCGGCTCGTCGCCGGGAACAGCGAGAACGGCACATAGTAGCCGGCGCCGTGATCGGCTCCGAGCAGCACCGCCGCGTCGAGCTGGGCGGCGAAGACCGGATAGGTCGTCCGCCATCCCTTCGTGAGATTGCGCGAAAGCTCGCCGAACATGCCGGCCTTCTTCCCTTCGATCTGGACTTCGGCGGCATGTCCCTTCCGGAACCGCGCATCGTCGGCCGGCACAAACCGGTACCGCTTGATGTTCATGAGCTCGAAAATGGATTCGAGCGCGCCCTTGAGGTCGTAGAAATCATACTGGAGCTTCTGTTCGTCCGAATAGCGCTCCGGATGCTTCAGCCCGGTCAGCGCCATGCAGAGCTCAAACCGCTCTTCCGGGAACAGTTCCGGATTCCGGCAGAACGCCTTGCCGATTTCGAACAGTTTCTGGGTCAGGTTTCGCCGCGAGATGTTCCGCTCGAGCGTGCCGAGCATTTCGCCGAGCAGGCTCGGGCGCATGATGGCAAGCTCAAGGCTGATCGGGTTCGAGAGACGGATCAGGTCCGCTTCGCCGAACCGGCTGTCCGAAAGCGCCGATTCACGGTTCACGGTGCTGTAATGCAGACACTCGCAGAAGCCGGTCGCGATGATTTTGTTCCGCATGGTTTCGAGCGGCAGGTAGGCGTCTTCGCGGATTGAGGCGCAGAGTTTGCCGGTGACCGGAATCTCCGGAATTTTGTCGAGCCCGTCGATGCGGGCGACCTCTTCGATCAGGTCCGCCTCGCGTTCGAGATCGAGTCGGAAGAGCGGCGCCGTGACGGTACAGCCGGTATCGGTCACCTCATCGACCTTCAGATGCAGCGCCCGGAAGATTTCGACGATGCGTTCGTTCGACACCTGTGTGCCGATCAGCGCGCGGACCCGGTCGAACCGGCAAGGAATCACTTTCTCCTCCGGCCGCCCAGCATTCACGTCGACGAGTTCGCTGCCGAGCTCTCCGCCCGCGGTTTCGAGGATCAGCTGCGCCGCGCGGTTCGAGGCGAATTCCGCCATATCCCAGTCGACGCCGCGTTCATAACGGTAGCTCGAGTCGCTCGAGATGCCGAGCTCGCGGCTCGTTGCGCGGATGTTCGACGAGAAGAAAACCGCGCTCTCCAGCAGCACATCAGTCGTCGCCTCGGTCACGCCGGAGAACTCGCCGCCCATCACGCCGGCGAGCGCCATCGGCTTTTCGGCGTCGGCGATCACGAGGTGGCGCGGTTCGAGCGTCAGGGTCTTGCCGTCGAGCGTGGTGATCGTCTCCCCGGACTTTGCGCGGCGGGCGACGACGCGCCCCTCCCTGAGCTTTGAGCGGTCGAACGCATGCAGCGGCTGGCCGAGCTCCATCATGACGTAGTTCGTCACGTCGACCACATTGTTGATCGGGCGCAGCCCGACGCTCTCGAGCGCCTTCTGCAGCCACTCCGGAGACGGGCCGACCTTCACGTTGCGGATCAGCCGCCCGGTGTAGCGGCGGCAGAGGTCCGGCGCTTCGACCGTGACCAGGCCCGGAGCCGGAATCGTGCACGGCGGCACCTTCACCTCCGGCAGCTTCGCCTCGGTGCCGAGCAGGCAGGAGACATCGCGCGCGACGCCCCACATCGAAAGCCAGTCGGGACGGTTCGGCGTGACTTCGATCTCAATCCGGGTGTCCCCCGGAAACAGCGTTTCGACCGGCAGCCCGAGCTCGGTATCGGCGGCAAGCAGCATGAGGCCGTCGTGATTGTCGGAGAGCCCGAGCTCCTTCTCGCTGCACATCATCCCCTGCGACTCGATGCCGCGGAGCTTCGACTTCTTGATTTTGAAATCGCCCTCCGGCGTATGGAAGACGGTTCCGATCGTGGCGACCGGAACGACATTGCCGGGGTCGCAGTTCGGCGCGCCGCAGACGATCTGCAGCGTGCTGCTGCCGGTATCGACCGTACAGACCGACATATGGTCCGAATCGGGGTGCGGCGCCCGGGTCAGGATTTTGCCGACGACCACGCCGGCCGGAACGGTTCCGGCCGTTTCGACGGCTTCGACTTCGATTCCGGCCATCGTCAGCTTGTCGCAGAGAGTCGCGAGGTCGCAGTCGATCGTGACGTATTTGGCCAGCCAGTTGCGCGAAATATTCATTTTGAGTGGGTCCTCATGTCGGTTCAGAATTGTTCGAGGAAACGGACGTCGTTTTCATACAGATACCGCAGGTCCGGAATCCGGTAGCGCAGCATCGCGAGCCGTTCGATTCCGAGGCCGAACGCGTAGCCGCTCCAGATTTCGGGGTCGTAACCGACGTTCTTGAGCACGTTCGGATCGACCATGCCGGCTCCGGCGATTTCGATCCAGCCCGAGTTCTTGCAGACCGGGCAGCCCTTGCCGCCGCACATGATGCAGGAAAAATCATATTCGACCGATGGTTCGGTGAACGGGAAGAAGTGCGGCCGCAGCCGGATCTTCACCTTCGGCCCGTACATCTCGGTCGCAAAGGTGCGCAGCACGCTCTTGAGGTCGGCCATCGAAACGTTCCGGTCGATGTAGAGCCCTTCGATCTGGTGGAAGTTCATGCCGTGGGTCGCGTCCGGCGTATCGCGGCGGAACACGCGCCCCGGCGCGACGATGCGGACCGGCGGCTCGTGCGACTCCATCGTGCGGATCTGCACCGGGCTGGTCTGCGTGCGCAGGATGCGGCCGTCGTCGAAATAGAACGTGTCCTGCGGATCGCGCGACGGGTGATCCATTGGCGTATTCAGCGCATCGAAGTTGTGGAAGATGTCCTCGATCTCGGGCCCCTCCGAAACGATGAAGCCCATGCGGCGGAAAAGGTTCGCGCACTCGTCCGCGACGATTGTGACCGGGTGCTTGTGCCCGCAGCTCCAGCGCCGTCCGGGCAGGGAAAGGTCGATCGCATCCGCCGCCGTCTCCGGCGCGGCGGCGAGCCGGGCCGTCGCCTCGTCGATCATGGCCTGGATCTTGTTGCGGCCTTCGTTGAAGGCGCGACCGGTCTCCTTGCGTTCTTCGGGCGCGACGCTCCCCATCTCCTTCGACAGGGCCGGGAACAGCCCGTTCCGTCCGAGATAGTCGATCCGGATCTGTTCGACGGCGGCGGCGTCTCCCGCGGCGGCGGCCTGCGCCGACGCTTCGCTCAGCGCCCGGTTGATTTTTTCGATAATCGCATTCATAAGATTTTCTGTTCCTGAAGTATATCCATCATGCCGCCTGCGGCGGCTCAATTCCGAGTTCCGGCAAATCTTCCCGCCGCCGGATGACCCGAATTCGCCCCGGCGGGGCGCCCTCGGTGCATCAGGCGGCGGCAGCTAAATCGCTTTGTTCCGTACGGCATGTTCCCGTTCCCTGTTGAAATCGGCCCTGCATGAAAAGCAAAAACAGCTTGAAGCCGGTGAAAAAAGTCACCACCTTCAAGCTGTATCAGCATGTATTACGAGCCTCAGGCCTGGGTGACTTTTTCCACCAGGGCCTTAAACTCCGCGGGTTCGTTGACCGCGAGATCGGCCAGAACCTTGCGGTTCAGCTCGATGTTCGCCTTCTTGAGCCCGTTCATGAACTTGCTGTAGTTCACATCGAGCGCGCGGCAGGCCGCATTGATGCGCACGATCCAGAGACCGCGGTACTGCTGCTTCTTCTGCTTGCGGCCCTTGTACGAGTGAACGCCCGCCTTGTCGACCGCATCGTAAACGGTGCGGATGTTCTTGCTCGCGTTCCCGTAGAAACCCTTGGCGCGTTCCAGCGTACGCTTGCGGCGCTTGCGCGACGGCACGGCATAAGTGACTCTCGACATTTCTGAATTCCTCCGTCGTTGTTGATTAGAGACCGTACGGGAGCGCGGCCTTGATCCGGCTCATTTCGGTCGACTTCACGGCTCCGTCCTGACGGAGACGACGACGGCGCTTGGCGTTCTTCGACGACTTCAGATGTCGGGCGCCCGCCTTGTGGTGCCGGAACTTGCCGGTTCCGGTCTGCTTGAGCCGCTTGGCGGCACATTTTCTGGTCTTCAGCTTCGGCATTGTTCGGTTCCTTCCTGATAATCAAGGATTGTTCTCCGCCGAGCCGGTCAATGCGCCACCGGCTGCGGCGGTTCGCTCCTCCCCTTATTTGGGAGCGAAATTCACGGAAATATTTCTCCCGAGCATCTTCGGTTTCCCGTCGGCGTCCGCATGCGGAGCCAGCTCGGCCATGACCTGATCCATCAGCTGGTAAGCCAGATCCTGATGGGCCATTTCGCGGCCGCGAAGTGCCAGAGTGACTTTTAATCTACACCCTTTTCCCAAAAAGTCAAGCGCATGCTTGATCTTTGTCTCATAATCGTGACTGTCGATGTTGACGTGAAATTTGACTTCCTTCAGTTTCTGGGCAGCGGAATTCTTGCGCTGCGTCTTCAGATTTTTCTTCTGCTCATACTGAAGCTTGCCGAAATTCATGATGCGGACCACCGGCGGCGTGGAACGGTCCGATACCAGAACCAGGTCCAGGCCGGCACCCTGCGCCAGCTCACGCGCCTTCGCCAGCGGCACCACATCCATCTGTTCGCCTTCCGGCCCGATCAGACGGACTTGATCCGCAGTGAATGTACGATCATTGGGTTTCAACAACTTAGCAATAGCGATACCCTCCTTCCAAACAGCTTGTCATCTGCTATGCTTCCGCGCCGGAATCACACCGGCGCGGCTTGTCGTATTCAATACAATACTTTAAACAATCTTATTTTCAACCTCGAAACGCATTTTTTCCGCAAGTTGTTCGATCGAAAGCGTTCCGAGTTCCCCTTCGCGGCGGCTGCGGGCGGCAACCGCGCCCTCCTCCGCTTCGCGTTCGCCGACGACGAGCAGATACGGAATGCGCGCGTTGCGGGCATCCTTGATCTTCGCCCCGAGGCTCGAGGCCCGGACATCGGTTTCGACCCGGAACCCCTTCCGGCGCAGCTCAAGTTCGACCTGCTTCGCGTAGTCGAGCTGCTTCTCCGACACCGGCAGCAGCCGGGCCTGTTCCGGCGCAAGCCACATCGGGAACGCCCCCGCATACTGCTCGATCAGGATTCCGAAGAACCGCTCGAGCGAGCCCATCAGGGCGCGGTGCACCATGTACGGCCGATGCTTCTTGCCGTCCTCGCCGATGTAGGTCATGTCGAACCGCTCCGGCAGATTGAAGTCGAACTGGATCGTCGCGGTCTGCCATTCGCGGCCGATCGCGTCTTTGACTTTCAGGTCGATCTTCGGGCCGTAGAAAGCGCCGCCGCCCTCGTCGACTTCGCAGTCGAGCCCGAGCTTGTCGACCGCTTTCTGCAGCGAGGTGATCGCTTTTTCCCAGCGCTCCGGTTCGCCGACCGCCTTGGCCGGGCGGGTCGAGAGATACGGCTTGATTTCGGTAAAACCGAAGCATTTCCAGATGTAGAGGCTGAAGCGCAGCACTTCGGCGATTTCATCCTCGATCTGCTCCGGAGTGCAGATGATGTGCGAGTCGTCCTGCGTGAAGCCGCGGACGCGCAGCAGCCCGTGCAGCGCGCCGGACTTCTCGTAACGGTAGACCGTGCCGAGCTCGGCCCAGCGCAACGGCAGCTCGCGGTAGGAGCGCAGCCGCGACTGGTAGACCTCGATGTGGAACGGACAGTTCATCGGCTTGACATAGTAATCCTTTTCATCGATCTGCATCGAGGAATACATGCCTTCACGGTAGAAATCGAGGTGTCCGCTCGTCTCCCACAGAATGCTCTGGCCGATGTGCGGCGTGTAGAGCAGCTGGTAGCCGTTCCTGTAATGCTCTTCCTTCCAGAACGTTTCGAAGGTGTGGCGGATGAACGCCCCCTTCGGATGCCAGAGCACGAGGCCCGGCCCGACGTTTTCCGAAAAGCTGAAGAGGTCGAGCTCCTGTCCGAGCTTGCGGTGGTCGCGCTTGGCCGCTTCCTCCTGCATGCGGATGTGCTCTTTGAGCTCCTCCTCGCTTGCGAAGGCGGTGCCGTAGATGCGCTGCAGCATTTTGTTTTTCTCGTCGCCGCGGAAGTAGCTTCCGGCGATCGACAGCAGCTTCACGGCGCCGATGTCGCCGCTGTTCGCGACGTGCGGGCCGCGGCAGAGGTCGACAAAGTCGCCGGTCTTGTAAAAACCGATCTTCTCGCCTTCCGGAATATCGGCGAGCCGCTCGAGCTTGTAGGGCTGTCCGGCCTCCTTCAGCATCTTTTCGGCTTCGGCGCGCGGGAGCTCGAAGTGCTCGAACGGCAGCTTGCGGCCGATCAGCTTCTTCATCTGCTTCTCGATCTCCTTCAGGTCCTCATTGACCAGGCGATGCTCCATGTCGAAGTCGTAGTAGAAGCCGTTTTCGGTCGCGGGGCCGATGTCGAACTTCGCATCCGGATAAAGTTTCTGGACCGCCGCGGCCATCACATGGGCCGCGCTGTGGCGGATCGTATCCAACGGGTAGTTGCTCATTTTTAAAGTCCTTCAGTCAATCAATCGATCAGTACGGAATCAAACACGGTGCGATTTCCGCGCCCGGTCACGCCCGCGTCGGTGACGCGGGGGAATCCTCTCTCGGTTGATTTCAACTTTCTGTTCATCATGACACCTTATCGTCAACGTCCGCCGGTCCGGGCGGACGGTCAGTAACGGTAGCTCTCCGGCTTGTACGGTCCCTCGACCGGCACACCGATGTAGCCGGCCTGTTCCGGGGTGAGCTTCGTCAGCTTCGCACCGAGTTTTTCGAGGTGGAGCCGGGCGACCTCTTCGTCGAGTTTCTTCTCGATCAGGTAGACGCCGACCTCGCGCCCGGCGTTGCGGGCGATGTCGATCTGCGCGAGCGTCTGGTTCGTGAAGCTGTTCGACATCACGAACGACGGGTGGCCGGTCGCGCAGCCGAGGTTCACGAGCCGCCCTTCGGCCAGCAGGTAGATGCAGTGCCCGTCCGGGAAGGTGAAGCGGCTGACCGGGCATTCGCTGCCTTTGATGACGGTCTTCCTGATTCCCGGCCAGCTCTCGAGTTTCGCAACCTCGATTTCGTCGTCGAAGTGGCCGATGTTGCAGACGATCGCCTGGTCTTTCATCTTCGACATGTGCTCGGCCGTGATGATCCGGCAGTTGCCGGTGGTCGTGACGTAGAGATCCGCGTACGGCAGCACGTCTTCGACCGTGCAGACCTGGAATCCGGCCATGCACGCCTGCAGCGCGCAGATCGGGTCGATTTCGCTGACCATCACGCGGGCGCGCTCGTTGCGCATCGCCTCGGAGCACCCCTTGCCGACGTCGCCGTAGCCGCAGACCATGACCGTCTTGCCGGAAAGCATGACGTCGAGCGCGCGCTTGATGCCGTCGGTCAGGCTGTGGCGGCAGCCGTAGATATTGTCGAATTTGCTTTTGGTGACCGAATCGTTCACGTTGATCGCCGGGAAAAGCAGCTCGCCCTTCGCCTGCATCTGGATCAGGCGATGGACTCCGGTGGTGGTCTCTTCCGAAACGCCCTTCACGTTCGCGGCGACCCGGTGCCAGTGGGTCGGGTCCTCCGCGAGAACCTTCTTCAGCAGCGCATTGATGATTTTCAGCTCGGCCACATCGGTCGGCGTGTCGAGGATCGATGCATCGTTTTCGGCCGCGAAGCCGCGATGGATCAACAGCGTCGCGTCGCCGCCGTCGTCGACGATCTGGTCCGGGCCGGAGCCGTCCGGCCAGGTCAGCGCCCGGTAGGTGCACTCCCAGTACTCCTCAAGCGTCTCGCCCTTCCAGGCGAAGACCGGAACGCCGGCCGCCGCGATGGCCGCGGCAGCGTGGTCCTGCGTCGAAAAAATGTTGCAGCTCGCCCAGCGGACGTCCGCACCGAGCGCTTTCAGCGTCTCGATCAACACGGCGGTCTGAATGGTCATGTGGAGGCTGCCCATGATCTTGACCCCCTTCAGCGGCCGGCTGGGGCCGTATTTGGCCCGCGTGGCCATGAGGCCCGGCATCTCCTGCTCGGCGATTTCAATTTCCTTCCGGCCGAAATCGGCCAGGCCGATGTCTTTCACCTTGTAATCCATACTCTTCAGTTTCCTTCATTCATCCTGCGTTTGATTTCGCGCCAGCGCTCCTCCGGAATTTCGGAGCCGACCACCTTGACGACTTCGGAACTGACCAGCGCGCCGTAGAAGGCGGACTCGGCCAGATTTTTCCCCTCGTACAATCCGTACAGAAACCCGGTCGCCCAGAGGTCGCCCGCCGCCGTCGTGTCGGCCGGATCGGCAACCAGCTGCGCGGGAACCCGCGCCGTTTCGTTGCCGGACTTCACGACCGCGCCCTGTCTGCCGAGCTTGATCGCCGCGACTTCGCACCACGAAGCGAGCGTGTCGAGCTGCTCCGCGACCGGGATGTCGCCGAGCAGCATGGCCGCTTCCTCTTCGTTCGCCATGATCACGTCGACGTACTCCCGGAGGATCGACGGCAAACTCTCCCTGAAGTCGCGGACGACCTCGAAGCTTGCGAGGTCGACACCGATCCGGCAGCCCGCCTCCTTCGCCTTCCGGAGCACGGTCGGCATGATCGCCGAATAGAACATGTACCCCTCGATATAGACGAAATCGTACTTCGTGAAATCGACGGCTTCGGCTTCGTCGGTCCGCAGCAGCAGCGACGCGCCCAGGGCCGTGCGCATGGTCCTCTCCGCATCGGGCGTGATCATCGAGAGGCAGGTGCCGGTCGGCATCTCGGCTGTGGCGATGAACGCCTCGTCGGAGCCGCCGAGTTCGCGCAGCTTCCGGCGGTAGAACCGGCCGTGCTCGTCGTCGCCGAGCTTGCCGAGCATCGCGGCCGGCACGCCGAGGCGCGCCAGGCCGAACACGGTGTTGCCGGTCGAACCGCCCGGAACCAGCCGCGGTTCAACCGGCAGCCGGTCGAGCACCGACCGCTGGAACTCCGCATCGACCATGACCATCCCGCCTTTTTCTCCGGGGATGGTGCCGAGAAACGCATCGTCCACCTGAACGAGAATGTCCAGAAGCGGCGAACCGACGCCGAGCAGTTGAAATGCGCCTCCCTGTTCGGAGTTGCGCCCGTGCAGAATACTCATTTGATTACTTCAGATATTCCGCCGCCGCGGCTTTGATCTCTTCGACCTTGTCGGTCTTCTCCCACGGGAACTGCGGACGGCCGAAATGGCCGTAGGCCGCCGTGTCCGCATAGCTCCACCCCTTGCCGGGGTTCTTGAGCCCGAGCGCCTTGACGATCGCGGCCGGCTTCAGGCTGAACACCTTGCGGATGACTTTCTCGAGATCCTGGTCGCTCTTGAGCTTGCCGGTGCCGTAGGTGTCGACGTTGATCGACAGCGGTTCGGCCACGCCGATCGCGTAGGCGACCTGAACCTCGCACTTGTCGGCCAGCCCCGCCGCGACGATGTTCTTCGCGATGTAGCGGCACATGTAGGCGGCCGACCGGTCGACCTTCGAGGGGTCCTTGCCGGAGAACGCGCCGCCGCCGTGGCTGCCGACGCCGCCGTAGGTGTCGACGATGATCTTGCGGCCGGTGAGGCCGGTATCGCCGTGCGGGCCGCCGATCTCAAAGCGGCCGGTCGGATTCACGTAATAGACGATGTCGTCGTTCAGCAGCTCGGCCGGAACGACCTTCCTGACGACCTCTTTGACGAGAGCTTCGAGCCAGCTGTGCTCCATATCCGGCGTGTGCTGGTGCGAAACCACCACGGCGGTCACAGCGACCGGCTTGCCCTGGGAGTAGCGGATCGAAACCTGACTCTTCGAATCCGGACGCAGGTAACGGTACTTTTCAGGCTCGGTGTGGCGGAGGCGCGCTAGCTCTTCGACGATCTTGTGCGCGTAGTAGATCGGGGCCGGCATGAGGGCCGGAGTCTCGTTCGACGCATAACCGAACATCATGCCCTGGTCGCCGGCGCCCTGCTCGGTGAACATGCCCTGACCTTCGGTCACCCCCTGGGAGATGTCCGGGGACTGCTTGTGGACACAGACCATGACCTTCGCCTCGTCGGCGCAGAAGCCGACGTTCGGGTCGTTGTAGCCGATTTTGCGGACCGCGTCGAGCGCGATCTCCTGCCAGTTGATCTTCGCCTTGGTGGTGATTTCACCGGAGATGACGACGAGGTTCGTGGTGGTCAGCGTCTCGCAGGCGACGCGGCTGTCCGGGTCCTGCATGAGACAGGCGTCGAGAATCGCATCGGAAATCTGGTCACAGACCTTGTCCGGATGTCCTTCGGAAACGGACTCGGAGGTGAAGACGTGATCGGTATGGATCTTGCTCATTCTAGATTAACTCCTGATATTGAGTGGTTTTTCATATTGTTTCGTGATAACGCAAAACGCCCGGCCGGTCGGATGAACAACCGGACGAGCGGGCTTCTGCGGGCTTAAAAGCTGCTGGAAAAACGCATCTTGCGGAGGCTGATCAGCGCTGCGGCATCCGCATCGGGACCGGAACGCCGCGGCGGTTCTGGCCCCAGACGGCTTCGCCCGAGCCTTCGACGGCCGGCTTGTCCTTGCCGTAGCTGAGCGTCTTCATCCGGTGGTCGGCCAGCCCGCGGCCGGCCAGGTAGGCGCGGATCGCATTCGCGCGGCGTTCGCCGAGCGCGCGGTTGTACTCTTCGGTGCCGCGCTGGTCGCAGTGGCCTTCGATCAGGAGCCCGAGCGTCGGATTCTGCTTCAGGTAATCGGCG
Above is a genomic segment from Victivallis lenta containing:
- the metK gene encoding methionine adenosyltransferase, which codes for MSKIHTDHVFTSESVSEGHPDKVCDQISDAILDACLMQDPDSRVACETLTTTNLVVISGEITTKAKINWQEIALDAVRKIGYNDPNVGFCADEAKVMVCVHKQSPDISQGVTEGQGMFTEQGAGDQGMMFGYASNETPALMPAPIYYAHKIVEELARLRHTEPEKYRYLRPDSKSQVSIRYSQGKPVAVTAVVVSHQHTPDMEHSWLEALVKEVVRKVVPAELLNDDIVYYVNPTGRFEIGGPHGDTGLTGRKIIVDTYGGVGSHGGGAFSGKDPSKVDRSAAYMCRYIAKNIVAAGLADKCEVQVAYAIGVAEPLSINVDTYGTGKLKSDQDLEKVIRKVFSLKPAAIVKALGLKNPGKGWSYADTAAYGHFGRPQFPWEKTDKVEEIKAAAAEYLK